In one window of Musa acuminata AAA Group cultivar baxijiao chromosome BXJ3-2, Cavendish_Baxijiao_AAA, whole genome shotgun sequence DNA:
- the LOC135631524 gene encoding uncharacterized protein LOC135631524: MISGFRRSLSLSGLSPNASPARRRPRDAPRHARSASLPCRSQSALSLIQDEIRSVRSGTASDLERIDRLLAALDDLLRLSRIQDPLRRCPALADRLLDGFLRLLDAQGSFRSAVLALGQHHAEACTAVRRRDPVRLASAARSLRRAEKELVLLATAIKDLTRCPPFTPGLWADAAEAEVAGIVTEAVAATATAMSAVYLGIAAVSSAAASAAAAASTSKDSWMVWPLRRPSPSKKREAEEAEMGAMEKLEERMEGLEEGSERVFRSLVNIRVALLNALTPSL, from the coding sequence ATGATCTCCGGATTCCGCCGCTCCCTCTCTTTATCGGGCCTGAGCCCTAACGCCAGCCCCGCCCGCCGGCGTCCCCGCGACGCGCCCCGACACGCGCGTTCCGCCAGCCTCCCTTGCCGCTCCCAGTCCGCCCTCTCCCTCATCCAGGACGAGATACGCTCCGTACGCTCCGGCACCGCCTCCGATCTCGAGCGGATCGACCGCCTTCTCGCGGCACTCGACGACCTCCTCCGCCTCTCCCGGATCCAGGATCCCCTCCGCCGCTGCCCCGCCTTGGCCGATCGCCTCCTCGACGGCTTTCTCCGCCTCCTCGACGCCCAGGGCTCCTTCCGCTCCGCCGTCCTGGCGCTCGGGCAGCACCACGCGGAGGCCTGCACCGCAGTCAGGCGGCGCGACCCGGTGCGGCTCGCCTCCGCCGCCCGGTCCCTCCGGCGGGCGGAGAAGGAGCTCGTCCTGCTCGCCACGGCCATCAAGGATCTCACCAGATGTCCACCCTTCACCCCGGGGCTCTGGGCGGACGCGGCCGAGGCCGAGGTCGCAGGGATCGTCACTGAAGCGGTGGCGGCGACGGCGACCGCGATGTCGGCGGTTTACCTGGGGATCGCGGCGGTGTCGTCCGCAGCGGCATCAGCGGCGGCGGCCGCCTCGACGTCGAAAGACTCGTGGATGGTGTGGCCATTGAGGAGGCCGTCGCCATCGAAAAAGCGTGAAGCAGAGGAAGCGGAGATGGGGGCGATGGAGAAGCTGGAGGAGAGGATGGAGGGATTGGAGGAGGGAAGCGAGAGGGTGTTCAGGAGTTTGGTGAACATAAGAGTAGCCCTCCTCAACGCTCTTACTCCCTCTTTGTAG
- the LOC103971241 gene encoding putative disease resistance protein RGA3 isoform X2 yields the protein MGERAEGRHVRRRRHHRPLHSQRCVKLRHQISSKIQGLNSRLKQIKEDRSILPRLEQVPQEHRASSRETSFLEVKTDVVGTRVEDDARNLIKLILENDKQKYRVFGIVGMGGIGKTTLARKIYNDEWIKENFPIRIWLYVSNNYSENQLLKEVIRCAGGDTDGFESAATLQTRVVSLLSTNSLIVLDDVWCSDVWENLLRKPVMNGEGSSKIVVTTRDAGIARSMNACIHHVEQMDEESGWELLRKMALGDGTEDEISTLKEIGVEIVKRCDGLPLAIKVIAGVLRKAEASKEAWEAVLRSDSWHMNQIDKEELPAALHLSYADLPSHLKPCFLYCSLYIPYSISCHDLARAWVAEGFIGADDGERLMEDIAEDYYWELISRNLLQPDPRSMDGDRCTMHDLLRSLAHFLMEGEGILFNDGARLHTSPLTKVRRLSMVNIGERLQLPEVILKQNCLRTLILHDSPKTRMVNDVLVRLEHLRVLDVSDSCIEGLPDSIGKLLHLRYLDLDRTNIRRIPESIGSLANLQTLNIAECKCLDQLPKSIMMLRSLRCLRLKRTPLTHLPKGISKLENLIALGGLIIGCGEYATGPDEGCQLEELRSLSKLRYVRIHNLERAVEGGGEVLANKPFLKRLLLSWDNQAPVWQEQMQRAEVTCDSLCPPPSLRELNIKEFPYQRFPIWFRSASVDASFPNLSYLMLSHFPSCAELPPLGRLPKLKFLSIREADAVVAIGPEILGHIPPGAAAFPKLEVMQFVDMRNWEQWSSCMTEEDSHGERLQLLPNLQKCYLIDCPKLTAVPGGLRRATRLKLLKIRSNHRLTEIMNLAFLDELHVNSNQGLQRISDLPSLRYLAISDCPQMVCVENLDSLQHLVLECSPSTVHLPRWLPLLMEQHRSEGASFKKFELQCSLPLLESCRRNEANWDVVQQIPDVRIRTKDGSRFIWYTKDPQLYSTNAGLA from the exons ATGGGTGAGAGAGCTGAAGGACGTCATGTACGACGCCGACGACATCATCGACCTCTGCATAGTCAAAG ATGCGTGAAGCTTCGCCATCAAATCAGTAGCAAGATCCAAGGGCTCAATAGCAGACTGAAGCAGATCAAGGAGGACAGGTCAATTCTTCCGAGACTAGAGCAAGTTCCCCAAGAACATAGAGCAAGCTCCCGAGAAACGTCTTTCCTAGAGGTTAAGACTGACGTCGTAGGGACACGGGTGGAAGATGATGCCCGAAATCTAATCAAGTTGATACTGGAGAACGACAAACAAAAGTATCGGGTATTCGGGATTGTCGGTATGGGTGGGATTGGCAAGACCACTCTGGCACGGAAGATATACAACGATGAATGGATAAAGGAGAACTTCCCCATACGAATTTGGTTGTATGTCTCCAACAATTACTCGGAGAACCAGTTGCTGAAAGAGGTAATTAGATGTGCAGGAGGGGACACTGATGGTTTTGAATCCGCAGCGACACTTCAGACTCGAGTAGTCTCTCTCCTGTCGACAAACTCCCTTATAGTACTGGATGACGTATGGTGTTCAGATGTGTGGGAGAATTTACTCAGGAAACCTGTAATGAATGGAGAAGGTAGCAGCAAGATCGTGGTTACCACCAGAGATGCCGGCATCGCCAGAAGCATGAATGCTTGCATCCACCATGTTGAGCAAATGGACGAAGAGAGTGGCTGGGAACTGCTCCGAAAGATGGCTCTCGGAGATGGTACGGAGGATGAGATCTCTACGTTGAAAGAGATTGGGGTTGAGATCGTCAAAAGATGCGACGGGCTTCCTCTTGCAATCAAAGTTATCGCAGGGGTTCTTAGAAAGGCAGAGGCGAGCAAGGAAGCGTGGGAAGCGGTTCTCAGAAGTGACTCGTGGCATATGAACCAGATCGACAAGGAGGAGCTACCGGCGGCTTTGCACTTGAGCTACGCCGACCTACCGTCTCATCTCAAACCATGCTTCCTTTACTGTTCTTTGTACATACCCTACAGCATTAGTTGTCACGATCTTGCTCGGGCTTGGGTGGCCGAAGGATTCATTGGAGCAGATGATGGAGAAAGATTAATGGAGGATATAGCCGAGGACTACTACTGGGAGCTGATCTCCAGGAACCTTCTACAACCAGATCCGAGAAGTATGGATGGGGACCGGTGCACGATGCATGATCTCCTGAGGTCCCTCGCTCACTTTTTGATGGAAGGAGAGGGCATTTTGTTCAACGATGGTGCCAGGTTGCATACGAGCCCTCTGACAAAGGTCCGTCGGCTGTCGATGGTTAACATCGGCGAAAGATTACAACTTCCTGAAGTGATACTGAAGCAGAACTGCTTGAGGACCTTAATTCTCCACGACTCTCCCAAGACCAGGATGGTCAATGATGTACTTGTAAGGTTAGAGCATCTACGAGTCTTGGACGTGTCCGATTCATGCATCGAGGGCCTTCCGGATTCCATCGGCAAGCTGTTGCATCTGAGGTACTTGGATCTTGATCGAACCAACATACGAAGGATACCAGAATCCATTGGAAGCCTTGCAAACCTGCAAACCCTGAACATCGCCGAGTGCAAATGCTTGGATCAACTTCCCAAGTCCATCATGATGCTGCGCAGTCTGAGATGTCTTCGGCTCAAGCGTACACCACTCACCCATCTGCCGAAAGGGATAAGCAAATTGGAGAACCTCATCGCTCTCGGAGGACTAATCATCGGCTGTGGCGAGTACGCGACCGGACCTGACGAGGGGTGCCAGTTGGAGGAGCTGCGATCTCTATCCAAGCTGAGATATGTGAGGATACACAACTTGGAGAGGGCAGTTGAAGGAGGAGGCGAAGTGCTCGCGAACAAGCCCTTCCTCAAGCGTTTGCTTCTGTCATGGGACAATCAAGCACCAGTGTGGCAGGAGCAGATGCAGAGAGCAGAGGTGACGTGCGACTCGCTGTGCCCTCCACCCAGCTTACGCGAGTTGAACATTAAGGAGTTCCCATATCAGCGGTTCCCGATCTGGTTTCGTTCAGCCTCCGTGGATGCTTCTTTCCCTAACCTGTCGTATTTGATGCTCAGTCACTTCCCTTCATGTGCAGAGCTTCCTCCTCTGGGCCGGCTGCCGAAGCTAAAATTCCTTTCTATTAGGGAGGCAGATGCGGTTGTGGCCATTGGGCCTGAAATCCTCGGCCATATTCCTCCAGGAGCTGCCGCGTTCCCCAAACTGGAGGTGATGCAGTTCGTTGACATGCGCAACTGGGAACAATGGTCATCATGCATGACAGAGGAAGACAGTCATGGAGAAAGACTTCAACTGCTGCCTAATCTACAGAAGTGTTATCTCATCGACTGTCCAAAGCTGACAGCTGTTCCAGGAGGCCTACGTCGTGCCACGAGATTGAAGTTGCTTAAGATTCGGAGTAATCACAGATTGACGGAGATCATGAACCTGGCCTTCTTGGATGAGCTCCATGTCAATAGTAATCAAGGCTTGCAAAGGATATCCGACCTTCCTTCGCTGAGGTATCTGGCCATCAGCGACTGCCCGCAGATGGTGTGTGTGGAGAATCTCGACTCGCTGCAGCACCTGGTCCTCGAATGCTCGCCATCAACGGTGCATCTTCCCCGGTGGTTGCCGCTGCTGATGGAGCAGCACCGGAGCGAAGGTGCGAGTTTCAAGAAATTTGAGTTGCAGTGCAGCTTACCGCTGCTGGAGAGTTGCCGCCGGAACGAGGCGAATTGGGATGTTGTGCAGCAGATCCCAGATGTCAGAATCCGTACCAAAGATGGCAGCAGATTCATATGGTACACGAAGGATCCTCAGCTGTATAGTACAAATGCAGGATTAGCATGA
- the LOC103971241 gene encoding putative disease resistance protein RGA3 isoform X1 — MAMILDFFLTNYLPKLANFIEGEICKVLQVGDELQKLQETLERIGGFLESAERKRLTDSDIGRWVRELKDVMYDADDIIDLCIVKGERLLEGQPLASAISFSFASPCSYFRCVKLRHQISSKIQGLNSRLKQIKEDRSILPRLEQVPQEHRASSRETSFLEVKTDVVGTRVEDDARNLIKLILENDKQKYRVFGIVGMGGIGKTTLARKIYNDEWIKENFPIRIWLYVSNNYSENQLLKEVIRCAGGDTDGFESAATLQTRVVSLLSTNSLIVLDDVWCSDVWENLLRKPVMNGEGSSKIVVTTRDAGIARSMNACIHHVEQMDEESGWELLRKMALGDGTEDEISTLKEIGVEIVKRCDGLPLAIKVIAGVLRKAEASKEAWEAVLRSDSWHMNQIDKEELPAALHLSYADLPSHLKPCFLYCSLYIPYSISCHDLARAWVAEGFIGADDGERLMEDIAEDYYWELISRNLLQPDPRSMDGDRCTMHDLLRSLAHFLMEGEGILFNDGARLHTSPLTKVRRLSMVNIGERLQLPEVILKQNCLRTLILHDSPKTRMVNDVLVRLEHLRVLDVSDSCIEGLPDSIGKLLHLRYLDLDRTNIRRIPESIGSLANLQTLNIAECKCLDQLPKSIMMLRSLRCLRLKRTPLTHLPKGISKLENLIALGGLIIGCGEYATGPDEGCQLEELRSLSKLRYVRIHNLERAVEGGGEVLANKPFLKRLLLSWDNQAPVWQEQMQRAEVTCDSLCPPPSLRELNIKEFPYQRFPIWFRSASVDASFPNLSYLMLSHFPSCAELPPLGRLPKLKFLSIREADAVVAIGPEILGHIPPGAAAFPKLEVMQFVDMRNWEQWSSCMTEEDSHGERLQLLPNLQKCYLIDCPKLTAVPGGLRRATRLKLLKIRSNHRLTEIMNLAFLDELHVNSNQGLQRISDLPSLRYLAISDCPQMVCVENLDSLQHLVLECSPSTVHLPRWLPLLMEQHRSEGASFKKFELQCSLPLLESCRRNEANWDVVQQIPDVRIRTKDGSRFIWYTKDPQLYSTNAGLA, encoded by the coding sequence ATGGCGATGATTCTGGATTTCTTCCTAACGAACTACCTACCGAAGCTGGCAAACTTCATCGAGGGTGAGATCTGCAAGGTGCTACAGGTGGGGGACGAGCTCCAGAAGTTGCAGGAGACGCTGGAGAGGATCGGCGGTTTCTTGGAATCCGCAGAACGGAAGAGGCTCACGGACTCCGACATCGGCAGATGGGTGAGAGAGCTGAAGGACGTCATGTACGACGCCGACGACATCATCGACCTCTGCATAGTCAAAGGTGAGAGGCTGTTGGAAGGCCAGCCTCTGGCTTCAGCTATAAGCTTCTCCTTCGCTTCCCCTTGTTCTTACTTCAGATGCGTGAAGCTTCGCCATCAAATCAGTAGCAAGATCCAAGGGCTCAATAGCAGACTGAAGCAGATCAAGGAGGACAGGTCAATTCTTCCGAGACTAGAGCAAGTTCCCCAAGAACATAGAGCAAGCTCCCGAGAAACGTCTTTCCTAGAGGTTAAGACTGACGTCGTAGGGACACGGGTGGAAGATGATGCCCGAAATCTAATCAAGTTGATACTGGAGAACGACAAACAAAAGTATCGGGTATTCGGGATTGTCGGTATGGGTGGGATTGGCAAGACCACTCTGGCACGGAAGATATACAACGATGAATGGATAAAGGAGAACTTCCCCATACGAATTTGGTTGTATGTCTCCAACAATTACTCGGAGAACCAGTTGCTGAAAGAGGTAATTAGATGTGCAGGAGGGGACACTGATGGTTTTGAATCCGCAGCGACACTTCAGACTCGAGTAGTCTCTCTCCTGTCGACAAACTCCCTTATAGTACTGGATGACGTATGGTGTTCAGATGTGTGGGAGAATTTACTCAGGAAACCTGTAATGAATGGAGAAGGTAGCAGCAAGATCGTGGTTACCACCAGAGATGCCGGCATCGCCAGAAGCATGAATGCTTGCATCCACCATGTTGAGCAAATGGACGAAGAGAGTGGCTGGGAACTGCTCCGAAAGATGGCTCTCGGAGATGGTACGGAGGATGAGATCTCTACGTTGAAAGAGATTGGGGTTGAGATCGTCAAAAGATGCGACGGGCTTCCTCTTGCAATCAAAGTTATCGCAGGGGTTCTTAGAAAGGCAGAGGCGAGCAAGGAAGCGTGGGAAGCGGTTCTCAGAAGTGACTCGTGGCATATGAACCAGATCGACAAGGAGGAGCTACCGGCGGCTTTGCACTTGAGCTACGCCGACCTACCGTCTCATCTCAAACCATGCTTCCTTTACTGTTCTTTGTACATACCCTACAGCATTAGTTGTCACGATCTTGCTCGGGCTTGGGTGGCCGAAGGATTCATTGGAGCAGATGATGGAGAAAGATTAATGGAGGATATAGCCGAGGACTACTACTGGGAGCTGATCTCCAGGAACCTTCTACAACCAGATCCGAGAAGTATGGATGGGGACCGGTGCACGATGCATGATCTCCTGAGGTCCCTCGCTCACTTTTTGATGGAAGGAGAGGGCATTTTGTTCAACGATGGTGCCAGGTTGCATACGAGCCCTCTGACAAAGGTCCGTCGGCTGTCGATGGTTAACATCGGCGAAAGATTACAACTTCCTGAAGTGATACTGAAGCAGAACTGCTTGAGGACCTTAATTCTCCACGACTCTCCCAAGACCAGGATGGTCAATGATGTACTTGTAAGGTTAGAGCATCTACGAGTCTTGGACGTGTCCGATTCATGCATCGAGGGCCTTCCGGATTCCATCGGCAAGCTGTTGCATCTGAGGTACTTGGATCTTGATCGAACCAACATACGAAGGATACCAGAATCCATTGGAAGCCTTGCAAACCTGCAAACCCTGAACATCGCCGAGTGCAAATGCTTGGATCAACTTCCCAAGTCCATCATGATGCTGCGCAGTCTGAGATGTCTTCGGCTCAAGCGTACACCACTCACCCATCTGCCGAAAGGGATAAGCAAATTGGAGAACCTCATCGCTCTCGGAGGACTAATCATCGGCTGTGGCGAGTACGCGACCGGACCTGACGAGGGGTGCCAGTTGGAGGAGCTGCGATCTCTATCCAAGCTGAGATATGTGAGGATACACAACTTGGAGAGGGCAGTTGAAGGAGGAGGCGAAGTGCTCGCGAACAAGCCCTTCCTCAAGCGTTTGCTTCTGTCATGGGACAATCAAGCACCAGTGTGGCAGGAGCAGATGCAGAGAGCAGAGGTGACGTGCGACTCGCTGTGCCCTCCACCCAGCTTACGCGAGTTGAACATTAAGGAGTTCCCATATCAGCGGTTCCCGATCTGGTTTCGTTCAGCCTCCGTGGATGCTTCTTTCCCTAACCTGTCGTATTTGATGCTCAGTCACTTCCCTTCATGTGCAGAGCTTCCTCCTCTGGGCCGGCTGCCGAAGCTAAAATTCCTTTCTATTAGGGAGGCAGATGCGGTTGTGGCCATTGGGCCTGAAATCCTCGGCCATATTCCTCCAGGAGCTGCCGCGTTCCCCAAACTGGAGGTGATGCAGTTCGTTGACATGCGCAACTGGGAACAATGGTCATCATGCATGACAGAGGAAGACAGTCATGGAGAAAGACTTCAACTGCTGCCTAATCTACAGAAGTGTTATCTCATCGACTGTCCAAAGCTGACAGCTGTTCCAGGAGGCCTACGTCGTGCCACGAGATTGAAGTTGCTTAAGATTCGGAGTAATCACAGATTGACGGAGATCATGAACCTGGCCTTCTTGGATGAGCTCCATGTCAATAGTAATCAAGGCTTGCAAAGGATATCCGACCTTCCTTCGCTGAGGTATCTGGCCATCAGCGACTGCCCGCAGATGGTGTGTGTGGAGAATCTCGACTCGCTGCAGCACCTGGTCCTCGAATGCTCGCCATCAACGGTGCATCTTCCCCGGTGGTTGCCGCTGCTGATGGAGCAGCACCGGAGCGAAGGTGCGAGTTTCAAGAAATTTGAGTTGCAGTGCAGCTTACCGCTGCTGGAGAGTTGCCGCCGGAACGAGGCGAATTGGGATGTTGTGCAGCAGATCCCAGATGTCAGAATCCGTACCAAAGATGGCAGCAGATTCATATGGTACACGAAGGATCCTCAGCTGTATAGTACAAATGCAGGATTAGCATGA